One genomic region from Alteromonas pelagimontana encodes:
- a CDS encoding RDD family protein, which translates to MVNKEYAGFWIRFTAVCIDMLLLSVFTALPLTLIYGTRYWSGEAAYYGVWDGIISYVVPVLLTLWFWQRFLGTPGKMILKLKIVDEKTGKKMTLRQSIGRYFAYIPATVPLFLGFFWIGWDKKKQGLHDHLAGTAVIREHHPRKSVLESPSIKHLP; encoded by the coding sequence ATGGTAAATAAAGAATATGCGGGCTTCTGGATCCGCTTTACCGCGGTCTGCATAGATATGCTACTGCTTTCTGTTTTCACAGCTCTACCTCTTACACTTATTTACGGCACTCGCTATTGGAGCGGGGAAGCCGCTTATTATGGTGTGTGGGATGGCATTATTTCTTATGTTGTTCCCGTTCTGCTAACGCTATGGTTTTGGCAACGTTTTCTCGGCACTCCAGGAAAAATGATATTAAAGTTAAAGATTGTGGATGAAAAAACCGGTAAGAAAATGACCCTGCGCCAGTCAATAGGCCGCTACTTCGCTTACATTCCAGCAACCGTTCCCTTGTTCTTGGGATTCTTTTGGATTGGGTGGGACAAGAAGAAGCAGGGACTTCATGATCATCTCGCTGGTACCGCTGTGATTCGAGAACACCATCCTCGAAAATCTGTTCTGGAATCTCCTTCTATTAAGCAT
- a CDS encoding NUDIX domain-containing protein: MTDVPQQREIETVTTRKVYQNKWMTLREDEIRRQSGAKGLYSVVEKPDFTIIIPIERNDIYMVEQYRYPINERQLEFPQGAWEEKPDASPEALAAGELREETGFIADELIHVGYQYLAYGFCNQGYHIWVARGLTMTQRNLDPEEEGLVTHKLSIQQLEQRIKAGEIKDATSCNAFGLARLKGLI, from the coding sequence ATGACAGACGTACCTCAGCAACGGGAAATAGAAACTGTCACTACACGGAAGGTTTACCAAAATAAATGGATGACCTTGCGGGAGGATGAAATTAGGCGGCAGAGCGGTGCGAAAGGCTTGTATTCGGTAGTTGAGAAGCCCGATTTCACCATTATTATTCCGATAGAGAGAAACGACATTTATATGGTAGAGCAATACCGCTACCCAATAAATGAACGTCAGCTGGAATTTCCTCAAGGTGCTTGGGAAGAGAAGCCGGATGCCTCGCCGGAAGCTTTAGCTGCTGGTGAATTGCGCGAAGAAACCGGTTTTATTGCCGATGAGCTTATTCACGTCGGATACCAGTATTTAGCGTACGGGTTCTGTAATCAGGGGTATCATATCTGGGTGGCGCGGGGTCTGACGATGACGCAAAGAAATCTGGATCCCGAAGAAGAAGGATTAGTTACGCATAAGCTGTCAATTCAGCAATTGGAACAGCGAATAAAAGCGGGTGAAATAAAAGATGCTACGTCATGCAATGCATTTGGGTTAGCGCGTCTGAAAGGGCTTATCTAA
- a CDS encoding alpha/beta hydrolase: MAHRIAIVLATLFTLASCATFVAREIESSSNPYTFSTSESFEKLAETLLTFDKQYCSDTWLYCFSYFYGAPQPLSESDLSFSVSLTNPATMTFDKSLTLISSAVPRFEGTVMLLHGFGADKEEMRYAATYFQLLGFHVLVPGLFGRDAASPPLSYGVKDAELLTEFLDNQRDTVTQPLIVVGHSMGALAAVKTATLSNQISGLILLSPMNRFDIATVGVAMSFRPWTSLLIPDFSLKEGAKIALSNAGVDIEQTDMFDDLSSLTLPILVYGGRKDTISNINEAAQWNMPNVTRHVVKSENHMSTPVIDNLEHRAISTWISANIEPAVYLNTGDISEYNQTDSFEEK; this comes from the coding sequence ATGGCTCACCGAATCGCAATTGTGTTGGCCACATTATTCACACTGGCATCGTGCGCTACCTTCGTGGCTCGGGAAATTGAATCTTCTTCAAACCCCTATACTTTTTCTACCAGCGAATCTTTTGAAAAATTAGCCGAAACCCTTCTTACTTTTGATAAGCAGTATTGCAGCGACACGTGGTTATATTGCTTTTCCTATTTTTATGGGGCCCCACAGCCCCTTAGCGAAAGCGACTTATCCTTTAGCGTAAGTCTGACTAACCCCGCTACCATGACATTTGATAAGTCGTTAACGTTAATATCTTCTGCCGTCCCCCGGTTTGAGGGAACGGTGATGTTATTGCATGGGTTTGGCGCGGATAAAGAAGAAATGCGTTATGCGGCAACATATTTCCAGTTACTTGGCTTTCACGTTCTTGTACCCGGCTTGTTTGGCCGGGACGCAGCTTCGCCGCCGCTGAGTTACGGAGTGAAGGATGCCGAACTTCTTACTGAATTTCTTGATAATCAGCGTGATACGGTCACTCAACCTCTGATAGTCGTCGGACATTCGATGGGCGCGCTGGCAGCGGTTAAAACCGCTACCTTGAGTAACCAAATCAGCGGGCTGATTCTGCTTTCTCCTATGAATCGATTTGACATAGCCACGGTAGGTGTGGCGATGTCTTTTCGGCCATGGACAAGCTTATTGATACCTGATTTCTCATTAAAAGAGGGGGCAAAAATTGCTTTGTCTAATGCAGGTGTGGACATAGAACAAACCGACATGTTCGACGACCTGTCCTCACTAACGTTGCCAATTCTTGTCTACGGTGGCCGCAAAGATACCATCAGTAATATTAATGAGGCTGCTCAATGGAATATGCCCAATGTAACGCGACATGTGGTAAAAAGTGAGAATCACATGTCCACGCCGGTAATAGATAATCTTGAGCACCGGGCTATTAGCACCTGGATTTCAGCCAATATTGAACCCGCCGTGTACCTCAATACCGGAGATATCAGTGAGTATAACCAAACAGACTCTTTCGAGGAGAAGTGA
- the greA gene encoding transcription elongation factor GreA yields the protein MSQYPMTARGAELLRAELNELKSVTRPRIIQAIAEAREHGDLKENAEYHAAREQQSFCEGRIQDIEGKLSNAQIIDVTKMDNTGKVIFGTTVTIMNLENEKETTYRIVGDDEADIKSNLISVNSPIARGLIGKEIDDIVNIQTPSGPVEYEITEVEYI from the coding sequence ATGAGTCAGTACCCAATGACAGCTCGTGGTGCGGAGTTATTGCGCGCTGAGCTAAATGAACTCAAATCTGTAACACGCCCGCGAATTATTCAGGCCATTGCTGAAGCCCGTGAACACGGTGATCTAAAAGAAAATGCGGAGTATCATGCTGCCCGGGAACAACAAAGTTTTTGTGAAGGGCGCATTCAGGATATTGAAGGCAAACTATCCAACGCACAAATTATCGATGTCACCAAGATGGACAACACAGGTAAGGTCATTTTTGGCACCACGGTTACCATTATGAACCTGGAAAACGAAAAAGAAACGACATACCGAATTGTGGGTGATGATGAAGCGGATATTAAAAGTAATCTGATTTCAGTGAATTCACCTATTGCCCGTGGTTTGATTGGAAAAGAGATAGACGATATTGTAAATATTCAAACGCCATCAGGTCCGGTTGAATACGAAATTACTGAGGTTGAATATATTTGA
- the carB gene encoding carbamoyl-phosphate synthase large subunit yields MPKRTDLKSILILGAGPIVIGQACEFDYSGAQACKALREEGYRVILVNSNPATIMTDPEMADATYIEPIHWEAVRKIIEKERPDAILPTMGGQTALNCALDLNREGVLDEFGVELIGATADAIDKAEDRERFDKAMKSIGLECPRAEIAHSMEQAHDVLSRIGFPCIIRPSFTMGGSGGGIAYNIDEFNEICHRGLDLSPTNELLIDESLIGWKEYEMEVVRDKADNCIIVCTIENFDPMGVHTGDSITVAPAQTLTDKEFQIMRNAAMAVLREIGVETGGSNVQFGVDPDTGRMVIIEMNPRVSRSSALASKATGFPIAKVAAKLAIGYTLDELANDITGGLTPASFEPSIDYVVTKIPRFNFEKFAGANDRLTTQMKSVGEVMAIGRNQQESLQKALRGLEVNATGLNPLVNLEDSEARNKIVYELRQPGAERIWYIADAFRLGMTVDEIFSLTNIDRWYLVQIEELVQLEEQVAHEGISSLDAEMMRKLKRKGFSDARLAELTKVAESDVRDVRRKFGIHPVYKRVDTCAAEFSTSTAYMYSTYDEECEAEPSDRDKIMVLGGGPNRIGQGIEFDYCCVHAALSMREDGYETIMVNCNPETVSTDYDTSDRLYFEPVTLEDVLEICEKEKPKGVIVQYGGQTPLKLARALEANGVPIIGTSPDAIDRAEDRERFQQMVTKLNLKQPANATVTNMDQALAKAEGIGFPLVVRPSYVLGGRAMEIVYDLKDLKRYLTEAVKVSNDAPVLLDRFLDDAIEVDIDAICDGKDVLIGGIMEHIEQAGVHSGDSACSLPPHSLSKAIQDKMREQVRAMALELGVVGLMNTQFAIKDGEVYLIEVNPRAARTVPFVSKATGVQLAKVAARVMAGVSLKEQGITEEVIPPFFSVKEVVLPFAKFQGVDPLLGPEMRSTGEVMGVGDTFEEAYAKANLGAGAPLPKSGKALLSVRQTDKNRIIELAKTLVDNGFTIECTRGTATTLYDAGIASSVVNKLSEGRPNIVDAIKNGEYNYIINTTEGRQAITDSVYIRREALLNKVTYTTTMNAAFATVRAKSADDRNKVTSVQELHARIKQ; encoded by the coding sequence ATGCCAAAACGTACCGACCTAAAAAGTATTCTTATCCTGGGTGCTGGCCCTATCGTGATTGGTCAGGCCTGTGAGTTCGACTATTCCGGCGCGCAGGCGTGTAAGGCGCTGCGGGAGGAAGGGTATCGCGTCATTCTGGTAAATTCAAACCCAGCGACTATCATGACCGATCCGGAGATGGCGGATGCCACCTACATCGAGCCAATCCACTGGGAAGCGGTTCGTAAAATTATTGAAAAAGAACGCCCTGATGCTATTTTGCCTACCATGGGCGGACAAACCGCGTTGAACTGTGCGCTGGATCTGAACCGGGAAGGCGTGCTCGATGAATTCGGCGTGGAACTTATTGGCGCCACTGCGGATGCCATTGATAAAGCGGAAGATCGCGAGCGCTTTGACAAAGCGATGAAATCGATTGGGCTGGAATGTCCACGTGCTGAAATCGCTCACAGTATGGAGCAGGCACACGACGTACTTAGTCGTATTGGTTTTCCCTGTATTATTCGTCCTTCCTTCACCATGGGCGGAAGCGGCGGAGGTATCGCCTATAACATAGATGAATTCAACGAGATATGTCACCGCGGACTCGATCTTTCTCCTACCAACGAGTTGTTAATAGATGAATCGTTAATTGGCTGGAAAGAGTACGAAATGGAAGTGGTTCGCGATAAAGCGGACAACTGCATTATTGTGTGTACCATAGAAAACTTTGATCCTATGGGCGTGCACACCGGCGATTCTATTACCGTAGCGCCCGCGCAAACTCTCACCGATAAAGAATTCCAGATTATGCGAAATGCGGCGATGGCCGTATTGCGGGAAATTGGAGTGGAAACCGGCGGTTCGAACGTACAGTTTGGTGTCGATCCCGATACAGGCCGCATGGTAATTATCGAGATGAACCCGCGTGTGTCGCGTTCTTCAGCACTGGCATCAAAAGCTACAGGCTTCCCGATTGCGAAAGTTGCGGCTAAACTGGCTATTGGCTACACCTTAGATGAACTGGCTAACGACATTACCGGGGGCTTAACTCCGGCTTCCTTCGAACCGTCTATCGACTATGTGGTTACCAAAATACCACGCTTCAACTTTGAAAAATTTGCTGGCGCAAACGATCGGCTCACCACGCAGATGAAATCTGTAGGTGAAGTGATGGCAATAGGCCGTAATCAGCAGGAATCGTTACAAAAAGCGTTACGTGGTTTAGAGGTTAACGCAACGGGCTTAAATCCGCTGGTGAACCTGGAAGATAGCGAAGCGCGCAATAAAATAGTTTATGAACTTCGGCAACCGGGTGCTGAGCGTATCTGGTATATTGCTGATGCCTTTAGACTAGGCATGACAGTAGACGAAATTTTCTCTCTTACCAACATTGACCGCTGGTACCTTGTACAAATTGAAGAACTGGTGCAACTTGAAGAACAGGTAGCGCACGAGGGAATAAGTAGTCTTGATGCTGAGATGATGCGCAAGTTGAAGCGTAAAGGGTTCTCTGACGCCCGGCTGGCAGAATTGACGAAAGTCGCAGAAAGCGATGTGCGGGACGTCCGACGTAAGTTTGGCATTCACCCAGTGTATAAACGGGTTGATACCTGTGCCGCTGAATTTTCGACCAGTACCGCATATATGTATTCCACCTACGATGAAGAATGTGAAGCTGAACCTTCAGATCGCGATAAAATTATGGTGTTAGGTGGCGGGCCAAACCGGATCGGGCAAGGAATCGAATTTGATTATTGCTGCGTTCACGCTGCACTTTCCATGCGCGAAGATGGTTACGAAACTATTATGGTTAACTGTAACCCTGAGACAGTTTCTACCGACTATGATACGTCTGACCGGCTGTATTTTGAACCTGTCACACTGGAAGACGTGCTGGAAATCTGCGAAAAAGAAAAGCCTAAAGGTGTCATTGTTCAATATGGTGGGCAAACGCCGCTGAAGCTGGCGCGAGCGTTGGAAGCGAATGGGGTGCCGATTATCGGTACATCACCTGATGCCATTGACCGCGCTGAAGACCGCGAACGCTTTCAGCAAATGGTTACCAAGCTTAATCTTAAACAGCCTGCTAATGCCACTGTAACGAATATGGATCAAGCGCTGGCGAAGGCGGAAGGCATCGGGTTTCCGTTAGTGGTTCGCCCTTCTTATGTTCTTGGCGGGCGGGCAATGGAGATTGTCTACGACTTAAAAGACTTAAAACGTTATTTGACAGAAGCCGTAAAAGTTTCTAACGATGCGCCGGTGCTGCTAGACCGCTTCTTGGACGATGCTATCGAGGTTGACATTGATGCTATCTGTGACGGCAAAGATGTGCTGATTGGCGGGATCATGGAGCATATTGAGCAAGCTGGCGTGCATTCCGGCGATTCAGCCTGTTCTTTACCACCGCATTCTCTGTCTAAAGCCATACAAGATAAAATGCGTGAGCAGGTTCGGGCCATGGCATTGGAGCTTGGTGTAGTCGGCCTGATGAATACGCAGTTCGCTATAAAAGATGGCGAAGTGTATTTGATTGAGGTCAACCCGCGCGCTGCCAGAACTGTGCCTTTTGTGTCTAAAGCGACAGGTGTACAACTTGCCAAAGTTGCCGCACGAGTTATGGCTGGAGTTAGCCTGAAAGAGCAGGGCATTACTGAAGAAGTCATTCCACCCTTTTTCTCAGTAAAAGAAGTAGTACTTCCTTTTGCCAAGTTTCAAGGTGTCGATCCATTGCTTGGTCCTGAGATGCGTTCGACGGGCGAAGTGATGGGTGTGGGTGATACCTTTGAAGAAGCCTATGCGAAAGCTAACCTGGGCGCTGGTGCTCCATTGCCGAAGTCCGGTAAGGCGCTGCTATCTGTCAGACAAACCGATAAAAACCGCATAATTGAGTTAGCAAAAACTTTGGTCGATAATGGCTTCACTATTGAGTGTACGCGCGGTACGGCAACAACATTGTACGATGCAGGCATTGCCAGTTCGGTGGTGAACAAGCTGTCTGAAGGGCGTCCTAACATTGTTGATGCTATTAAAAATGGTGAGTACAACTACATTATTAATACCACTGAAGGCCGTCAGGCGATTACCGATTCAGTTTATATACGCCGGGAAGCGCTGTTAAACAAGGTAACTTATACCACAACCATGAACGCCGCCTTTGCCACGGTTAGAGCGAAATCTGCCGATGATCGTAACAAAGTGACGTCTGTTCAGGAGCTTCACGCTCGTATTAAACAATGA
- the carA gene encoding glutamine-hydrolyzing carbamoyl-phosphate synthase small subunit — MANSALLVLEDGSVFKGTAIGAQGIAVGEVVFNTSMTGYQEILTDPSYAEQIITLTYPHIGNTGINVEDVEADTIWSKGLVIRELPLIASNFRQQQSLSDYLKAKGVVGIADIDTRRLTRILRDKGAQNGCIMCVDELDEALALQKAKSFPGLKGMDLAKEVCTTEIREWNGGVWKLGEGYQTTPDVPAKYHVVAYDYGVKHNILRMLVARGCKITLVPAQTSAQDVMAMNPDGVFLSNGPGDPEPCTYAVDAIKTLVEANVPVFGICLGHQLLALASGAKTVKMKFGHHGGNHPVKDLKKNVVMITSQNHGFAVDETSLPDNLEITHISLFDKSLQGIHRKDKPAFSFQGHPEASPGPHEAADLFDHFIELIDQSKQ, encoded by the coding sequence TTGGCTAATTCTGCCCTTTTGGTGTTAGAGGATGGTTCTGTTTTTAAAGGCACTGCAATTGGTGCGCAAGGTATTGCTGTTGGAGAAGTTGTTTTTAACACTTCGATGACTGGCTACCAGGAAATTCTTACTGACCCTTCTTACGCTGAACAAATCATCACCCTTACTTATCCTCATATCGGAAATACCGGCATAAATGTAGAAGACGTTGAAGCAGACACTATTTGGTCGAAAGGCCTGGTGATCCGCGAGCTGCCTTTGATCGCCAGTAACTTTCGCCAGCAACAGTCTCTTTCTGATTACCTTAAGGCGAAAGGAGTTGTGGGAATTGCGGATATTGATACCCGTCGGCTGACGCGTATATTGCGTGATAAAGGGGCACAGAACGGCTGTATAATGTGCGTCGACGAGCTGGATGAAGCGCTAGCACTGCAAAAAGCAAAAAGTTTTCCAGGGCTGAAAGGAATGGACCTGGCGAAAGAAGTTTGTACTACAGAAATTCGCGAATGGAATGGCGGCGTCTGGAAGCTCGGCGAAGGCTATCAGACTACCCCTGATGTACCGGCCAAGTATCATGTCGTCGCGTATGATTACGGTGTTAAACATAATATTCTGCGTATGCTTGTAGCCAGGGGTTGCAAAATTACGTTAGTACCTGCGCAAACGTCTGCTCAGGACGTTATGGCGATGAACCCAGATGGGGTATTCCTGTCAAACGGACCTGGTGATCCGGAACCATGTACCTATGCTGTAGATGCGATCAAAACGCTGGTTGAGGCAAACGTACCTGTGTTTGGAATTTGCTTAGGACATCAGTTGCTCGCTTTAGCCAGTGGCGCGAAAACAGTAAAAATGAAGTTTGGTCATCATGGTGGTAATCACCCGGTCAAAGATCTAAAGAAAAACGTCGTTATGATTACTAGCCAGAACCATGGGTTCGCGGTAGATGAAACTTCGCTGCCTGATAATCTGGAAATTACCCATATTTCTCTGTTCGATAAATCGTTACAAGGTATTCATCGTAAAGACAAACCGGCGTTTAGTTTTCAGGGACACCCAGAGGCAAGTCCCGGACCACACGAAGCGGCGGATCTCTTCGATCACTTCATTGAACTTATCGACCAATCAAAGCAGTAG
- the dapB gene encoding 4-hydroxy-tetrahydrodipicolinate reductase, with product MKVGIFGANGRMGRVLIEALQEHEQAQLTVATVRDDSPWVGMNVGELAGIGSLPIKCTAVSEINPTQVDVMIDFTLPAAFDSNLAWCVSHNIPVVIGTTGLSDEQLSSLKNAATQIPVVFAANYSVGVNVMLSLVKQAARALGETADIEILEAHHRYKQDAPSGTAVAIGNAIADELGRNLKECAVYGREGKEPPRDQKTIGFATVRGGDIVGEHTALFADIGERLEITHKASSRLTFGRGAVHAAKWLHGKKAALYGMDNVIGLKLQD from the coding sequence ATGAAAGTAGGTATCTTTGGTGCAAATGGCCGAATGGGACGCGTGTTAATCGAGGCGCTGCAAGAACATGAACAGGCTCAACTCACTGTGGCAACAGTGCGCGACGATTCGCCCTGGGTAGGCATGAATGTTGGTGAATTGGCGGGCATCGGTTCATTGCCAATTAAGTGCACTGCGGTATCAGAAATCAATCCTACGCAAGTGGATGTCATGATTGATTTCACATTGCCAGCGGCCTTCGACAGCAACCTCGCCTGGTGCGTCTCTCACAATATACCGGTAGTTATTGGCACAACCGGCCTTTCCGATGAACAACTATCATCGCTTAAAAATGCGGCGACGCAGATTCCCGTGGTGTTCGCTGCTAACTACAGCGTCGGTGTAAACGTCATGTTGTCACTGGTAAAGCAGGCAGCCAGAGCATTAGGGGAAACTGCCGATATAGAAATTTTAGAAGCGCATCACCGCTACAAACAGGACGCGCCATCCGGTACGGCAGTGGCTATTGGCAATGCGATTGCTGATGAACTAGGAAGAAATCTTAAGGAGTGTGCAGTTTACGGAAGAGAAGGTAAGGAGCCCCCGAGGGATCAAAAAACTATTGGCTTTGCAACTGTGAGAGGGGGAGATATTGTGGGTGAACACACCGCATTGTTTGCGGATATAGGTGAGAGGCTGGAGATAACGCACAAGGCGTCAAGCCGACTCACCTTTGGCCGCGGAGCTGTTCACGCCGCGAAGTGGCTGCATGGGAAGAAAGCCGCTTTGTATGGCATGGATAACGTTATCGGCCTTAAGCTGCAAGATTAA
- a CDS encoding cytochrome b/b6 domain-containing protein gives MITLFRILTLSAEKMEKRLIWDLPTRLFHWLLVITLIVQYVTAEVLDDAMQWHFYAGYFALGLILFRILWGLAGTDYARFSHFVKGPVTVLRYACNLFNRDSPAHTGHNPLGGWMVILMLALIATQAVSGLFLTDDVFLDGPYRSAVSEATQDTMNFLHHNVFNVLLALIALHIAAIIFYAIYKKQRLAPSMIHGKKATEDKAISSSKLLLAALLIALSAATVYYAVEIAPPAPVDDGAYY, from the coding sequence ATGATAACGCTATTCCGTATCTTAACTTTAAGCGCAGAAAAAATGGAAAAGCGGCTTATTTGGGACCTCCCCACACGATTGTTTCACTGGTTGTTAGTCATTACGCTAATTGTACAATATGTCACCGCTGAAGTGCTTGATGACGCTATGCAATGGCATTTCTACGCGGGCTACTTCGCGTTAGGGTTGATTCTTTTTCGTATTCTTTGGGGTCTGGCTGGTACCGATTACGCTCGTTTCAGCCATTTTGTAAAAGGGCCAGTCACAGTGCTCCGCTACGCGTGCAACCTGTTTAACAGAGATTCCCCGGCGCACACCGGACACAACCCTTTAGGCGGCTGGATGGTGATTTTGATGCTGGCTCTTATCGCCACTCAGGCAGTAAGCGGGCTTTTTCTAACTGATGATGTCTTTCTGGATGGCCCCTATCGTTCAGCGGTAAGTGAGGCAACCCAGGACACAATGAACTTCCTTCATCACAACGTATTCAATGTGTTGTTGGCATTAATCGCTCTACATATTGCAGCAATCATTTTTTACGCTATCTACAAAAAACAACGTCTGGCACCCTCAATGATCCACGGGAAAAAAGCCACTGAAGATAAAGCTATTTCTTCATCTAAACTGCTTTTAGCAGCGTTGTTAATTGCTCTTTCTGCGGCAACAGTGTACTACGCCGTAGAAATTGCTCCACCGGCCCCTGTTGATGATGGCGCATATTATTAG
- a CDS encoding cupin domain-containing protein, with protein sequence MEKYLVTKEEIETFQGEKKTHYLNPKAVRENKSLGELTGLTGLGVHIIAIEPGYETTEYHVHHFEDECVYILEGEATALVGDERLAVKAGDFLGYRAGGQAHTIMNSGANTLRCLVVGERLQHDVCDYPNLKKRLYRNPALSMDLVDSDKIIDPRLPPK encoded by the coding sequence ATGGAAAAATATCTTGTTACCAAAGAAGAAATTGAAACATTTCAGGGCGAAAAGAAAACCCACTACCTTAACCCAAAAGCCGTACGAGAAAACAAATCATTGGGCGAATTGACGGGACTAACCGGACTCGGCGTTCACATTATTGCCATTGAGCCAGGCTACGAAACTACCGAGTATCATGTCCATCATTTTGAAGACGAGTGTGTGTATATACTTGAAGGTGAAGCCACAGCTCTCGTGGGTGATGAAAGACTGGCAGTGAAAGCGGGCGATTTTTTGGGGTATCGTGCGGGCGGTCAGGCACATACCATAATGAATTCTGGCGCTAATACATTACGCTGCTTGGTAGTTGGAGAAAGATTGCAGCATGATGTCTGTGATTATCCCAATTTAAAAAAGCGGCTTTATCGCAATCCGGCGCTTTCTATGGATTTAGTCGATAGCGATAAGATTATTGACCCGCGTCTTCCTCCAAAATAG
- a CDS encoding c-type cytochrome → MKYMLKSAVVAVSLLSSLAMGNAIAEEASSQKHAEAMVTYRQSLFQLLKSNMGPLGGMAKGALPYDTEVMKTNGMRLEQLAAMMSDYVQVDTRKFDVETEAKPVIWEKYSAFEDKIEGLKTASVNLQKVAGEGDESAYRAAIGKVGAACKACHDDFKE, encoded by the coding sequence ATGAAGTATATGCTCAAAAGTGCAGTAGTGGCGGTTTCCTTGTTAAGTTCTTTAGCAATGGGGAACGCCATTGCGGAAGAAGCTTCTTCGCAAAAGCACGCCGAGGCAATGGTGACTTATCGTCAGTCTTTGTTCCAGTTATTGAAAAGCAACATGGGACCGCTGGGTGGCATGGCAAAAGGTGCGCTTCCTTATGATACTGAAGTAATGAAGACAAACGGAATGCGTCTTGAGCAACTTGCCGCCATGATGTCTGATTATGTGCAAGTAGATACTCGCAAGTTCGACGTTGAAACTGAAGCAAAACCCGTAATATGGGAAAAATATTCAGCATTTGAAGATAAAATTGAAGGTTTGAAGACTGCCTCAGTTAATTTACAAAAAGTTGCTGGAGAAGGGGATGAGAGCGCCTATCGTGCTGCGATTGGAAAGGTAGGTGCCGCTTGTAAAGCTTGCCATGACGATTTTAAAGAGTAA
- the dnaJ gene encoding molecular chaperone DnaJ: MSKRDYYEVLGIDRSASEKDVKKAYKKLAMKYHPDRTQGDKALEEKFKEIQEAYEVLTDSQKRAAYDQYGHAGVDPNRGGGFGGGNADFGDIFGDVFGDIFGGGGGRGRQSRGRQGADLRYNLELSLEEAVRGKDVEIRVPTLVECDECHGSGAKKGTSPTTCPTCHGNGQVQMRQGFFAVQQTCPTCSGRGKIISDPCTKCRGHGRTEKTKTLSVKIPAGVDTGDRIRLSGEGEAGEAGAPAGDLYVQVHVREHKIFTRDGNNLYCEVPLSFTTAALGGELQVPTLDGKVKLKVSPETQTGRMFRLRGKGVKSVRTGATGDLMCKVVVETPVNLSTRQKELLRELDDSMGGETAKHRPKEQGFFDGVKKFFDDLTN, translated from the coding sequence ATGTCGAAACGTGACTACTACGAAGTGCTAGGAATTGATAGAAGTGCCAGTGAAAAGGACGTCAAAAAGGCGTATAAAAAACTGGCAATGAAATATCATCCTGACCGCACTCAAGGTGATAAAGCCTTGGAAGAAAAATTCAAGGAAATCCAGGAAGCATATGAAGTCCTGACAGATTCGCAGAAGCGCGCGGCGTATGATCAGTATGGTCATGCCGGCGTTGATCCCAATCGTGGTGGCGGTTTTGGTGGAGGAAATGCGGATTTCGGAGATATCTTCGGTGACGTTTTTGGCGATATTTTTGGTGGCGGCGGTGGTCGCGGTAGGCAATCAAGAGGCAGACAGGGTGCCGATTTACGCTATAACCTTGAGCTAAGTCTCGAAGAAGCTGTACGCGGTAAAGATGTCGAAATTCGTGTACCCACTTTAGTGGAATGTGACGAATGCCACGGCTCCGGAGCCAAGAAGGGAACCTCTCCCACAACCTGTCCGACTTGTCATGGCAATGGTCAGGTACAGATGCGTCAGGGCTTTTTTGCTGTACAGCAAACCTGTCCGACCTGTTCGGGGCGTGGAAAAATTATCAGCGACCCTTGTACGAAGTGCCGGGGACATGGGCGTACCGAAAAAACCAAAACATTATCAGTCAAGATTCCAGCGGGTGTGGATACCGGCGACAGGATCCGCTTAAGCGGAGAAGGGGAAGCCGGAGAAGCTGGCGCACCGGCGGGCGATTTGTATGTTCAGGTGCATGTGCGTGAACATAAAATTTTCACCCGAGACGGGAATAACCTTTATTGTGAGGTTCCGCTCAGTTTCACCACTGCGGCGTTAGGTGGCGAATTGCAGGTTCCTACACTTGACGGTAAGGTGAAACTTAAAGTCAGTCCGGAAACGCAAACCGGGCGTATGTTTAGGTTGCGCGGTAAAGGTGTCAAATCTGTCCGCACCGGGGCAACAGGCGACCTGATGTGTAAAGTCGTTGTGGAAACTCCCGTCAATCTTTCCACTCGGCAAAAGGAGCTGCTCAGAGAGCTTGATGACTCCATGGGCGGAGAGACGGCTAAACATCGTCCCAAGGAACAAGGTTTCTTTGACGGGGTCAAAAAGTTTTTTGACGACCTGACGAATTAG